Genomic window (Mesorhizobium sp. M4B.F.Ca.ET.058.02.1.1):
CGGTGCTATCGCGTTCACGGTCAGCGTCAACACCACGACTGCCGTCGTGACGCTCACCCAGAGCTTGGCGATGGTTCACAACGTTCCGGGTAACGGGACCGTCCCGCCCGGCAGCTACGACGAAGCTATCTCGCTGGCGGCGACCCTCGTCACGCTCACCGCGCACAGCGAGGACGCTGACGGGGATGATGATTTCGCCACCCTGGACATCGGCGATAATCTCTTCTTCAAGGACGACGGCCCGAGCATCTCGGCAAACGGCACTCCGCCGACGCTCACGGTGGACGAAACCAACTTCGGTACCGACGACGGTCCGACGAGCTTTGCCGGCATCTTCACGCCGCATAGTAGTGGTGCTGACGGTGCGGCAAGCCCTGTCGAGATCACATACGCTCTGGCCGCATCCGGCGCATCCGGTTTGACTGACACTCTCACCGGTCTGTCAGTCGGCCTTTCGGTCGATGCTAACGGTGTCGTCCTCGGCACAATCACCGGCGGAATCGAAGTGTTCCGGATCAGCATCGACGCTGACGGTCTCGTGACATTCAACCAGTCCCGTGCGGTGATTCACGCGAACGCTGCCGATCCTAACGACACCAGGACATTGGCCAGCGCCAGCCTTATCCAGCTGACGGCGACCATCACCGACGGCGACGGCGACACGGCTGTGGCCACCAAGGATATCGGCACGAGCTTCGTCTTCACGGACGATGGGCCGACGATCACGAAGGCGTTCGACGGTGTTCCCGGCGGGGCTCTTGGTGACCACGAGACCCTGAGCAACGTGCTGACGAACCCGAACCAGTCGGCATCTGGCGACTTCGGTTTCGACATCGGGAACGACAAGTTCGCGACCTACGACGCCACGCACTCGGATTTCGCGAGCATATCGCTGTCCGGCAACGTCACCGGCCTGGTACCGAACACTCCGACCGCATTCGCAACCTCGAGCGTTACGCTCGTGGCCGGGTCGGAAACTGCCACCTCAGCGACGTTCAACTGGGCTGCCACTTACGACGCTAACCCGGACCTGGCTGGCGTTCAGCCGGGGACGATCGCCGGTACGCTTAGCTTCAACAAGACTGCCGACACCTACACCATCACGTTGAGCGATACGGCGGATGGCTTCACGAAGGACCTACTCCACACCTCGGAGTTGCTTTCCAAGGAGCCCATCGGCAACACGGGCCATCCGAACGTCGTGGTCGAGAAACTTTTCGATGCGTCGGCGACACCCGAACAGACCGACAAGGATTTCTTCGTGCAGTTCACCGGCAACTCAAACCCCAGCGGGAGCCCCTTTGGGTTCAACGGGACGGGTGACGGTAGCCCGATCGCCGGCGATACTTTTTTCAACGCCGGCCAGCAAGTCACCAGCAACTTCGAGGACTGGGTTTCCGCAACCCAGAGCACGAACGGTGTTGCCGGCGACACGATCCAGAAGGGCGAAGCGCTTACCCTCCGATTCTTCGAACTCTCGCCGGGCATCGCGACCGACGACGGCCACACCGCCCCGACCCAGACGGCCAACGATATGGCCATCGAGTTCGACGGTATCGGCAACTCCGAGGACCTGATGCTGGTCCTTAACCTCGTCAACCTCGGTTCAGACGGAGCCTTTGGGGGTTCCGGCACTGCGGCAGACACTTTCACCACGAAGGCGATGTACGTGCAGAACCAGGACATCTACAAGGCTAGCACTCCGGGTGGCGTACCCTCTCCGTATACCAACGAGTTCTCGCTCGACAACAACGACGGTCTCGTGATCGTCGAGCGGAACGACTATAACGCGGCCGGCGAGAACTGGGTGCTCCAGGGTGTCCAGATCATGCAGTCCGGCAACGGTCTGACGGGCCCCGACACTGTACCGGGTGGTGCGTTCGTAGAGACACCGACGGCGATCGACCTGCAAAAGGGAGTCGGTGCAAACGGGGGCAGCACGACCATCGCACTGCAGAACTGGGATGCGACGGACAACGATGTCCTCAAGATCACGGACATCGCTTTCACAGCGACCCAGACCGTGACCCCGGACGCGCACCTTGCGTTCGACGTGGTTATTCATGATGCCGACGGTGACGTGACCGGCACCAACCAAATCTTGGTCGACGTCATCTGACCGACGCCGCGACACGGGGAGGCGGTTCACGCCGCCTCCCATCCCCATGTGGAAACGATCTCGCGCCCTGCGCAAAACCGGCACAAACCAAGGGGTCAACCCTGCACACAGGGCAGATATGATGATGATGAAAGCCCCACGCCCCTCTGCCCTGCAAGCGGTGATGAAAGAAGCCAGGCGCGCCATAAGACCGCTTGTCTGGTTCAGCGGCGGCATCAACATTCTGATGCTGACCGGCGCGTTCTACATGCTCCAGGTCTATCACCGCGTGTTGGGCAGCCACAGCCTGGAGACGTTGGTGATGCTGTCGCTGATGGCAGCCGCGGCGATCGCCACAATGGCGGGGCTGGAGGTGGTGCGCGCGCGTCTTCTGGCCAAAGTCGGCACGTGGCTGAACGCGCGCCTGGCACCGGTTCTCCTAAGCGCATCGGTTGAATACGCCGCCTCGGCACCCGGTCAGATCAATGCCCGTGCGCTGCGTGACCTCGACCAGGTGCGGAATTTCTTCACCAGCCCGAGCATCTACCCGATCCTCGACGCACCCTGGGCACCGCTCTTCCTGGGCGCCATCTTCCTCATGCATCCTTGGTTGGGCTGGCTGGCAACCTGCGGCGGTATCGTGCTGTTCGCGCTGGCGTTGCTCACCGAGTACCTGACCCGCAAGCCAATGGCGGAAGCCGCAGTCGCCCAGACGCGGGCTTACATACAGGCTGAGCAGACGATCCGCAACGCCGAGGTCGTCCAGGCCATGGGCATGCTCAATCCCCTGCTCGAGAGCTGGAAGGCCCAGCAGGACGAGGCAAACAGAGGACAATCCCTCGCCAGCAACCGATCCAGCACCATCTCGGCCCTGGCGCGCG
Coding sequences:
- a CDS encoding DUF5801 repeats-in-toxin domain-containing protein, whose protein sequence is MATININGTLVNDQTAGVQFNDPDGDDVAISVDAGGDISGSLDAAFLAFLNGLTLSDAQKAFADSAEAASQSDLIQVTAGANEVVDSLIFAPLTNANSGLDTVGGQDILLTTSADGKSVLATAGVGGPIVAAFYIIPADADNLSATVQMVTFEAIAHPSGLDPDDRVDFSDILKVRALSHTDTPIGDDINVDDDGPDVNTNGAGPDLTVDESFLGGAGATTTGNFLANFPNSFGTDGAGALTFALGIPADATDSGFVDTASQEHIFLYKELDGSITGRVGDGGLADANGAIAFTVSVNTTTAVVTLTQSLAMVHNVPGNGTVPPGSYDEAISLAATLVTLTAHSEDADGDDDFATLDIGDNLFFKDDGPSISANGTPPTLTVDETNFGTDDGPTSFAGIFTPHSSGADGAASPVEITYALAASGASGLTDTLTGLSVGLSVDANGVVLGTITGGIEVFRISIDADGLVTFNQSRAVIHANAADPNDTRTLASASLIQLTATITDGDGDTAVATKDIGTSFVFTDDGPTITKAFDGVPGGALGDHETLSNVLTNPNQSASGDFGFDIGNDKFATYDATHSDFASISLSGNVTGLVPNTPTAFATSSVTLVAGSETATSATFNWAATYDANPDLAGVQPGTIAGTLSFNKTADTYTITLSDTADGFTKDLLHTSELLSKEPIGNTGHPNVVVEKLFDASATPEQTDKDFFVQFTGNSNPSGSPFGFNGTGDGSPIAGDTFFNAGQQVTSNFEDWVSATQSTNGVAGDTIQKGEALTLRFFELSPGIATDDGHTAPTQTANDMAIEFDGIGNSEDLMLVLNLVNLGSDGAFGGSGTAADTFTTKAMYVQNQDIYKASTPGGVPSPYTNEFSLDNNDGLVIVERNDYNAAGENWVLQGVQIMQSGNGLTGPDTVPGGAFVETPTAIDLQKGVGANGGSTTIALQNWDATDNDVLKITDIAFTATQTVTPDAHLAFDVVIHDADGDVTGTNQILVDVI